A window of Candidatus Desulfatibia profunda contains these coding sequences:
- a CDS encoding TraR/DksA C4-type zinc finger protein has translation MEKTEKPKFKLPNDLKACIEFHGHLCPGLVYGYMVAKAATELLQLERSRDEEVVAVCENDSCAVDALQIMLGTSTGKGNLILKDYGKNAYTILHRQSKKAYRFARTKTYQYKGGSEKEFNRLDAAISAGTASEQEKWRHKLLKATDLLSKPFDDIFSTKAVECILPPFAPLARSQACAHCGEMTMSTKIMAADNGRRLCIPCFERLRISTTC, from the coding sequence ATGGAAAAAACAGAAAAGCCAAAATTTAAATTGCCGAACGATCTTAAAGCATGCATCGAGTTTCACGGGCATCTTTGCCCCGGACTGGTATACGGCTATATGGTTGCAAAGGCCGCCACTGAGTTGCTCCAGCTCGAGCGCTCCAGGGACGAAGAGGTCGTCGCTGTCTGCGAAAACGATTCATGTGCAGTCGATGCCCTGCAGATCATGCTCGGCACTTCAACGGGCAAGGGCAACCTGATATTAAAGGATTACGGGAAAAACGCATATACGATCCTTCACCGCCAAAGCAAAAAAGCCTATCGCTTTGCCCGCACCAAAACCTATCAATACAAGGGCGGCTCCGAAAAAGAATTCAACCGGCTTGATGCGGCCATTTCTGCCGGTACAGCCAGCGAACAGGAAAAATGGCGCCACAAGCTGCTCAAGGCAACGGATCTTCTTTCAAAACCCTTTGATGATATCTTTTCCACCAAAGCAGTCGAATGCATCCTGCCGCCCTTTGCCCCCCTGGCCCGTTCCCAGGCATGTGCGCATTGCGGCGAGATGACCATGTCAACAAAAATAATGGCGGCGGATAACGGCAGGCGCCTCTGCATACCCTGCTTCGAACGTCTCAGGATTTCTACAACTTGCTGA
- a CDS encoding flavodoxin family protein, with product MKVVAFNGSARKDGNTAMLVNQVLEQLENQKIQTELVQLAGQEIRGCIACFKCFENKNQRCSVDDDILNECIAKMLEADGIILASPTYFANISTELKALIDRAGMTSKANGDMLKRKVGAAVVAVRRAGSIHAFNSINHFFFIGQMIVPGSSYWNIGIGLDKGDVKKDDEGLNTMKVLGENMAWLLKQIHGS from the coding sequence ATGAAAGTCGTCGCTTTTAATGGAAGTGCCCGCAAAGACGGTAATACCGCCATGCTTGTCAACCAGGTCTTGGAACAGTTGGAAAACCAAAAGATACAAACCGAACTGGTGCAGCTCGCCGGCCAAGAGATCCGGGGCTGCATTGCCTGCTTCAAGTGCTTTGAAAATAAAAATCAACGTTGTTCGGTGGATGACGACATTTTAAACGAGTGTATTGCAAAGATGCTTGAGGCCGACGGCATAATCCTGGCTTCTCCTACTTATTTTGCCAACATTTCCACAGAACTAAAAGCGCTGATCGACCGGGCAGGGATGACGAGTAAAGCCAACGGCGACATGTTAAAGCGCAAGGTCGGGGCGGCGGTTGTTGCCGTTCGGCGAGCCGGGAGCATCCATGCCTTCAACTCCATCAACCACTTCTTTTTCATCGGCCAGATGATTGTCCCCGGTTCAAGTTATTGGAACATCGGCATCGGCCTGGATAAAGGAGATGTGAAAAAAGACGATGAAGGCCTTAACACCATGAAAGTGCTTGGTGAAAATATGGCCTGGCTGTTAAAGCAAATTCACGGCTCGTAA